The DNA segment GGCTGGACGACTTGGGAAACGGCAACGCTTCCTGACGTAACGGTCCAGGATGGTGGCGAGCACGTCATTCAGGTGAAAGCAGTTGGCTCCGGCATTGATTTCAACTGGTTCGAATTCCGCGAAGCGGCCGAGACGGAAACATCGACTGAAACTGAGACGGCGACACAGACATCGACCGAAACGGAGACGCCGACAGAAACCGAGACAGCGACCGAAACTGAGATCATGACGGAGTCAAGCACTGACAACTTCGGCAGCGACGGCTACGGAATGGGTGGGTACGGGGGTACCCAGTAATACAACAGAACAATGGCAGAACGATACAACACACCCGCGGAGGGCACGCTCGATTGGCACGTACCACTTAACGAAAACTTCGAAAAGCTCGACAGCCACGTCGAGCTCCGGGACGCTGAGTCCAACATCAGCCAGTACGAACCGAAGACAGGGTCGAAGTTCCTAGCGACCGATACCGGCACGGTATACATTGGCGACGGCAGCAACTGGAACCGCGTCGGGAGCCTCAGTGCGTCCGACGACTCAGTTTCCGAGGCCGACGACGGTTCGCTCATCGCACCGCCGGGCGAAGTACAGTCCGTGATCGATCAAGCGTCCAAGTCACACACATGGGCACAGGGACCGAGCCGAACTGTAAAGCTCGTCTCCGGGGAGAACTACTTCCCGTCGGATACTATCAAACTGAAACGGAACATCCGACTCGAATGTAACGGCGCTCGGATCATTCCGGAAGGTGACTTCAACGTCATCGAGATGTACCGCGGGACGCAGCTCATCGACCCGTTCATTGACACCCGATCGGTCAATTGGAATTCGACGCAGGTCGTCGTCGGCGCACCGGACGCAGACAAAATCGAACTGGCGAACCGCGCAACCGTCGAAAATGCCTATCTCTGGGGAACCCCCGGAGAGGGCATCGGACTCCAGTTCTTGGGCGGCTCGAAACCCTGCTCGATGCAGGTCGCCAGCGGAACAATACACGGATTCGATATCGCGATCGACCTCTATGCCAGCGGTGACGATTACAGCGGACAGGGCGACTGGTCGAACGGGAACCAATTCTACGGCTCACTGGAAGCCTTCCGTGTTGGCGTCAACCAGCGCTCTGAGGGCGCCGAAGTCTCCGGGAACGTCTTCAAGTTGATGGTCCAGCCTGACAACGACGTGAGCGAATGGCTCTGGTACATGGAGGACGACCCCCGATCCGAAAGCGACCGAGACGACAATATGTACCGGAAGTCTGGGAACACCATGATGGTGTATCCGTGGGACAACAACAATTATATGGACAATAATCCCTTCGCTGAGAGTAGCGACCGTAAGCCGCCGGTGTGGTATATCGGCGAGGGAATAAACTACGGTAATTCACTCGTTGACCAGTCCGGAAAGCTCGGAAACCAGTATATCGTTAACAATTCGGATTACCCAGATCGGAACGGGATTTTCACCTATCATGGTGGCGAAGTCACCGGCACCAGGCAGTTCTCACACCCGCCTGCGTACCAGCGGAATAGCGAAAGTCGTATGTGGCACGAAGACTCAAAGAACTAAGGTCTGAGCGGTCCTTAGGCGATAATAGCGTGGGAGTAACTATCTACTCCGCATTGCGCGACTGCGGGTGCCAATGTCGGCTATCGTTTCGCTGATATGCCGGATTTGTCTCAAACTCTGTTGTACCAACGACGAAGCCACCGTGTGCAGTGAAGATGCCGTTTCGGTCGGGCGTATCTGAATCGTTGAGTACGTACTGGTTTCCTCGTACTCCGCTCAGATCCACGAGTGAATTTCCGTACCGACGACCACGTCCGATAAACCAGAATGGCGCATCTCGATCACTCTCTGAATAATATGAGTTGTTCTGCTTGAATGACGATACGTCCCACGGATAAGCCATTACCGTATTGCCTTTCATCACGAATTTGTTATCACCGCGAGACTCTCGGGGGTCGTCTTTCATTTTCCAGAGCCATTCACTTACTTCTGGGTCAGGCTGAGTCTGTACGCGGACGGTATTCCCGCTCACCTCCGCACCGTCCGACCGCATACTAATCCCGATCCGGAAGTCCTGTATCCGCCCCCAGAACTGATTTCCGTTCGACCAGTCGCCTTGCGGATCGCGGTTCTCCCCGGCAGCGTAGAAATCTACTGCTCGATCAAACCCGTCGAGGGTCCCATTGGCGACCTGCATCGAGCAGGGTTTCGAGCCGCCACGGAACTGAATGCCGATACCCTTGCCTGTGTCTCCGAGGAGATACGCGTCCTTTACCCAGGCGCGGTTGGCCGTATCTAACTTCTGTGCGTCTTCGGGACCAATAACAATCTGTGTCGAACTCCAGTTTTTGCCGCGAGTATCGACAAACGGGTCAAGCAGAACGGTATCACGGACGAGTTCGAAAACATCAAAATCGCCAGTCGGGACGACTCTAGCCCCATTACACTCCAGTCTAACACCTCTCTTGAGCCGGACAGTCTCGGATACTTCGTACGTCTCACCGGAGACCATCTTGACTGTCTGTGCAGGAGCCTGTCCGAACTCAGATCCAGTAGATGCGGTATCGATAACGTCCTGTAGTTGTCCTGGTTGGGCGATGAACGTTCCGTCACTCATTACCGTGGCTCTCTCACTGGTCTCACCAAGCGAGACGGAACGTGCGCGGCCTGCCGTGCTTCCGAACTCCAGCCACTCTTCTCCGTTTCCCATAAAGATACGTCGCGAATCTGTCGCGAGGAACTTGGCCCCCTCTTTTGGTTGATACTGATCCAGATTTTCGGCAGCATCCTTGATCTCGACCTCAGTATCGATACGAGAGAAATTCTCGTTCAACGGGATATGCCAATCCTGTGTTCCGCGATCCGGACGCTGGTAGCTATGATTCGGCGTCTCTTCAGCCATATCTGTCAATTTACACAAACCAAGTAAAATATACTGTTGTTACTCTCTCGGTAAGCTTGCGGGGGAGCCGTTACCCGGTCAGCGGCTGTACGTAGGGGGTCTCTTCGGGCTCTGTCTCGATTTCCTGATACAATCGCTCGAACCCGTCCACCATCGATTCGATCGTAAACTCGCTTGCCGCCCGCTGTCCTGCGGCGGTTCCAAGCGTTTCAGCGAGTGGCTGGTGCTGATGTAGACGGATGGTGGCCCACGCAATTTCGTCGGGTGCCTGCACGTCGACGAACAACCCCGTCCGGTAATTCTCCAACAGATCGCTAGTACCATCCACAGGTGTCGCGACGATCGGAAGCTCCGCGGCCATCGCTTCGATCACTGCACCTGGGAGCCCCTCGTAATGAGATGGGAAGGCGAAGACATCCATCGCACCGAGAAGCGCTGGGACATCCTGTCGCGTTCCGAGGAAATGAACCGAATCAGCACATCCGAGTGAGTCGACCCGTTCCGTCAGCCGCTCCCGATCGGCACCATCACCGACGAATACGAGATGTGCATCGGGTATCTCGGAGACGATAGTCGGCCACGCATCGAGCAGATCGAAGTGGCCTTTCCGCTCGACGAGACGACCGACGGTGCCGACTACAGTGGCCCCCGTCGGGATGTCTAGCTCTGATCGCAGCTCCGCCGAGTCTGTCGTTCGGTACTGTTCGATGTTCCGGCCATTGTAGACCACCGCCACGTTTTCTTCCTCTGCACCGCGTTTAACAGCGTAGTCCCGGCCCGCTGTGGAGTTCGAAACGATCACATCCGAGAGTGAGATCGTCATCCGATCGATAACGCGGCGTACGAACGGTTCCTCGTTAGGTACTTCACGAATGCCGGTAATAATGGTTGCAGAACAGAACACGCCGGCAAGCCTGGCAATTACGTTGTCGTAAAAAAGGAACGACTGTATGAGATCGGGCTGTTCACGGCGGGCGGTAAGACAGAACTTGAGCGGGGCGAGCAGATAGACGAGCGGGCTTTCGACGCCCTCTATCGCCCCGTTCGCAACACGACCAGCGTCCGTAAGCGACCGAACGGTGACCTCCGGTGAGAGTTCTGTTTCGAGCGGGTTCGTAGAGAATATTGTCCAGATGGTGACGTCGTACTCCTCGCCGTTGACTTCGTTCGCCAGGTCGATGAGTGTGCGCTCGGCACCACCGACGACAAGTGCACCGATAAAGTACCAGAGAGTCTTCCGCTCCGCTGTCATTCTTGAATCACTCCATAGGGCTGTCTGCTATTTGTAAGATGAGGTGTGGACTCCGTGATCACGGGAACGGTCATGCTCAAAGGTAACCCATGTTTTCGAGCTGTTCTGTCGTCTCCTCGTCGATGTCGCGTACTGTCTCCTCACTCTCCCCGGAGAGGATATCCGCAATCTCCGCCCGCGCTTCGTCCTCAGTAAACTGCGGGGCCCCATACGCCTGATGTCCCGGCAGGAACCGACAGTATGAATCTCGAAGCTTCCTGTTGTGCAAGACCTGTCGACCGAAGGGCTTCTGCAGTAGCAACGCCAGAAAGACAATCGATGATGTCGTTTTGTGTCCGTCCACGAACGTGTGGCCACCGTGTTCGTCCCAGAGGCTCCTGATTGTCCGCTCAAACCCGCCAGTGAGACTGACGAACGTCTCGGCGGGTCCCGGTAACGAGCCGTATCGAATGTGGTTCAGGTGCGTATAGCCGGTCGCCCGACCCTCTCCCTCTGCGTTCCCATCCACCCTACCGAAATCAGGTCGCGAGGACATCGCACTGGCGACCGTCGGTAAGATGTCCACATGGTGTAAGAGCCCGTTCTCGCCGGAGGAGTCCAGCTCCGGATGAATGAACGACGTCGGAACGTATACGACCTCAGGCGTCGCGAGGTGTGTGTGTCCGAAGTACCCGTACTCTCCGAGGACCTCACCGTGGTCACTGGTATAGATGACGAGGGTATCTTCCCGAAGGCCTCTGCGTTCAAGCGTTTGGAGGACGCGCTTGAACTCTTCGAACGAGCGGTCTACACCATTGTAGTAGTCTTTTCTCGCCGTTTCCGGGTCCGACGATACGCGCCAGAGATATTCGAGAGCGGTCTCGTTGCGATATTCGTAGTCGTCCCAGTCGAATCCGTCGTACGGCGCGTGGCCACCGGGCCGGCGCGCAACGTGGACGAATGGTGGCTCGACATCGTCAATCGGTTTCCGTGGGGGATTAGCAAACATCTCCGCAATACTGTGGTTCATGCCGCCCTGAGCAGCTATCGAAACCTCGTGACTCTCAATATCGAATACTGAGCGGACGTTCGCAGGGACAGAATGCTTGAAGCTGTGGATGTTGCTGTTCGGTGGTAACAGCCCGGTCAACAAACTCCCGAACGACGTGGGCGTGTGTGTTGATGCTGCAATCGTCTTGTGGGTCTGCCCGAGTTCCGCGAGATCATCGTTAATTGCGTTATATCTGACAGCGTCGTCAACGTATATGAGGACGTTCTCTACGTCGATCTCCATGCTACCAGAGGGTGGCTACTACAACAATATAGTAAAGACACACCTACGAGGTATGAAACAGCACATAAAAAACAGTACCCGGTGACGGGACGGGATATCTACCGAAAACATCTCATTTCGTAATTGTTTCAGTTTTAATCGAGTTGAGGGTCTTCATGGCGTTTTTCGCCGGCTTGTAGCTAAATCTGCCCCCAAGCGCAGCGAGTGCAAACAGCCACCTGTCGGTTCGAAACGGCCAATAATACACTGACTTAAGTAGTTGCGTTCTCGCATCAGAGTATGCTTTGGAACGTAACGCTTCTTGTCCAAGAATGAACAGCAGTGACGCGAGGAAGGCCCGTTCGTACCGACGTCCGTACCCTGCAGCGAGTTCTCGGTGTTTCTCTACCATTAATGGGTAGGAGATATCCCGCTTCTCAGCGTAGTTATTGCTGATTCGGTCCGCTCCCTCGGGACAGTTCCGATATGTCAGTACTTCGGGGATCACGCGAAACTCGCTATGTAGCGAGAGTCGTATCAGCCACTCTCTATCTTGCCAGCTGGGAAACCGGTCGTCAGGGAGCCCGGCCTGTGGGATGATATCAGCCGAAACCATCAGTGTCGAGAATTCACCGAACGACTCCCCCAGAAGGAGGTCTTTGGTAACATCCCCTTCCGCCGTGAAGATAACGTCCCGTGTGTAGTCCCCGTAATCGTACTCACAGCCGGTGTAGACTACGCCGACGCTGTCAGCGCTCTCTGCCATCTCAGTAACCTGTCGAGCAATCTTTTCGGAGTCCCAGGCGTCGTCGTCATCTAACAACGCGATGTACTCGCCTTCTGCCCGCTCAATGCCCGTGTTCCTTGCCTGGTTCGCTCCTCTGTTCTCTTGGTGACGGACACAGTTGACTTCGATACCTCGTAGCGGCTCTCCGGCAAGTGTATCGGCTGCCGGCTGCGGGGAGTGATCGTCGATGACGATGAGTTCGATGTTTGGGTACGTCTGCTCTGCGACACTCCGTGCTGCACTCCGAAGTCTGTCCGGTCGTTTGTATGTCGGGAGGACAACGCTGACGAGCGGATTTGGCATATGGCTGGTGGTGGTTTGCGGCATCTAAAGTTAGTGTCTGGCTATGCGTGGCTCTGCTGGCTAATTTTGGGGCGCTACGGACCACCCAGTGAACCCACCGTTGGTATAAACCTTGTTTGCCGTTGGATCATTGTGCATTCTCGTCAGACTGTCTTCACCGTATCGGAATAGATATTCCTGTTGGTCTTTTGTATAATAGGAGGCAGTGTGCTGTTTGACATCGTGTGTCTTCGTGACAACGTAACTTCGGCCAAACGTATCAGAGGCGATAACATCCTGGCTGAAATAGCCGAGGTTCCGAGGCAAGTTATTGTTCATACCGAAACTCTGTGGGTAGTAGCGGGGATGGTTTGTGCCTAAGACGAAC comes from the Haloarcula hispanica ATCC 33960 genome and includes:
- a CDS encoding sulfatase-like hydrolase/transferase, which encodes MEIDVENVLIYVDDAVRYNAINDDLAELGQTHKTIAASTHTPTSFGSLLTGLLPPNSNIHSFKHSVPANVRSVFDIESHEVSIAAQGGMNHSIAEMFANPPRKPIDDVEPPFVHVARRPGGHAPYDGFDWDDYEYRNETALEYLWRVSSDPETARKDYYNGVDRSFEEFKRVLQTLERRGLREDTLVIYTSDHGEVLGEYGYFGHTHLATPEVVYVPTSFIHPELDSSGENGLLHHVDILPTVASAMSSRPDFGRVDGNAEGEGRATGYTHLNHIRYGSLPGPAETFVSLTGGFERTIRSLWDEHGGHTFVDGHKTTSSIVFLALLLQKPFGRQVLHNRKLRDSYCRFLPGHQAYGAPQFTEDEARAEIADILSGESEETVRDIDEETTEQLENMGYL
- a CDS encoding glycosyltransferase family 2 protein, with amino-acid sequence MPNPLVSVVLPTYKRPDRLRSAARSVAEQTYPNIELIVIDDHSPQPAADTLAGEPLRGIEVNCVRHQENRGANQARNTGIERAEGEYIALLDDDDAWDSEKIARQVTEMAESADSVGVVYTGCEYDYGDYTRDVIFTAEGDVTKDLLLGESFGEFSTLMVSADIIPQAGLPDDRFPSWQDREWLIRLSLHSEFRVIPEVLTYRNCPEGADRISNNYAEKRDISYPLMVEKHRELAAGYGRRYERAFLASLLFILGQEALRSKAYSDARTQLLKSVYYWPFRTDRWLFALAALGGRFSYKPAKNAMKTLNSIKTETITK
- a CDS encoding glycosyltransferase, which codes for MTAERKTLWYFIGALVVGGAERTLIDLANEVNGEEYDVTIWTIFSTNPLETELSPEVTVRSLTDAGRVANGAIEGVESPLVYLLAPLKFCLTARREQPDLIQSFLFYDNVIARLAGVFCSATIITGIREVPNEEPFVRRVIDRMTISLSDVIVSNSTAGRDYAVKRGAEEENVAVVYNGRNIEQYRTTDSAELRSELDIPTGATVVGTVGRLVERKGHFDLLDAWPTIVSEIPDAHLVFVGDGADRERLTERVDSLGCADSVHFLGTRQDVPALLGAMDVFAFPSHYEGLPGAVIEAMAAELPIVATPVDGTSDLLENYRTGLFVDVQAPDEIAWATIRLHQHQPLAETLGTAAGQRAASEFTIESMVDGFERLYQEIETEPEETPYVQPLTG